In Pyrus communis chromosome 8, drPyrComm1.1, whole genome shotgun sequence, one genomic interval encodes:
- the LOC137742975 gene encoding uncharacterized protein: protein MEGFLDIVEKCCFNDLGYSGNKYTWFTMKVGGIKVRLDCALATQGWIDHFPHFRLQHLNKTSSDYVPILLTWEGSKPHRGIKQFRYEEAWNMVDDCPEVVWNGWEVNMDGSPIYQVTEKIKATRMVLSNWVRSKVRMGPQEIREVEDKLTSLLGQPFIEESIEQNKALSERLNFLLE, encoded by the coding sequence ATGGAGGGGTTCCTTGATATTGTGGAGAAGTGTTGTTTTAATGACCTAGGTTACTCTGGGAATAAGTACACTTGGTTCACAATGAAAGTGGGAGGCATCAAAGTGCGGTTGGACTGTGCTTTGGCTACTCAGGGGTGGATTGATCATTTTCCTCATTTTAGGTTGCAGCATTTGAACAAAACATCCTCGGACTACGTTCCGATCTTATTGACTTGGGAGGGAAGCAAACCGCATCGAGGTATAAAGCAATTTCGTTATGAGGAAGCTTGGAACATGGTTGATGATTGCCCTGAGGTGGTATGGAATGGATGGGAGGTCAATATGGATGGTTCACCAATTTATCAGGTTACGGAGAAAATTAAGGCTACAAGAATGGTGCTATCTAATTGGGTTCGCAGTAAAGTCAGAATGGGGCCACAAGAGATTAGGGAGGTAGAAGACAAGCTCACTAGCTTGTTGGGGCAACCTTTTATCGAGGAGTCAATTGAACAGAATAAGGCTCTTAGTGAAAGATTGAATTTTCTATTGGAGTAG